A part of Aegilops tauschii subsp. strangulata cultivar AL8/78 chromosome 2, Aet v6.0, whole genome shotgun sequence genomic DNA contains:
- the LOC109774627 gene encoding uncharacterized protein — MSNVFGVGGHGRGDHGHGGGGGEQHGGADGTLLCYFHPRELLVGVCAHCLRERLLLLLAAKSNNGGGRARPPADGASYLSARPYCRALRRRTGSLSSSLPKVFALGSFLQRLDSSRHHHHHHPDEVVHDHDGGGGCEDKDRNAGAEDDDAASVASLDDSFISIKFEDNGKATWVDSQQTSLKPVREAPAAAAAAATTKTTKTTALVVEQASRRGGVTRWRKQVVGRLLQLARWKRASGKQSSSSAAADQRSKVRGGGGRGWIRSLTRRRAAHGERAWS, encoded by the exons ATGAGCAACGTGTTCGGCGTCGGCGGCCATGGCCGTGGTGACCACggacatggaggaggaggaggggagcaGCATGGGGGAGCGGACGGCACGCTGCTGTGCTACTTCCACCCGCGGGAGCTGCTGGTCGGGGTCTGCGCGCACTGCCTCCGGGAGCGCCTGCTGCTGCTCCTCGCCGCCAAAAGCAACAACGGCGGGGGCCGCGCGCGCCCGCCGGCCGACGGCGCCAGCTACCTGTCGGCGCGGCCCTACTGCCGGGCGCTCCGGCGCCGGACCGGCAGCCTCTCCAGCTCGCTCCCCAAGGTGTTCGCGCTCGGCTCCTTCCTCCAGCGCCTCGACTCctcccgccaccaccaccaccaccaccccgaCGAGGTCGTCCACGAccacgacggcggcggcggttgcgAGGACAAGGACAGGAACGCCGGCGCCGAGGACGACGACGCGGCCTCCGTCGCGAGCCTCGATG ATTCCTTCATATCCATCAAGTTCGAGGACAACGGCAAGGCGACGTGGGTGGACAGCCAGCAGACGTCACTAAAGCCGGTGCGcgaggcgccggcggcggcggcggcggcagcgacgACCAAGACAACGAAGACGACGGCGTTGGTGGTGGAGCAGGCGAGCCGGCGGGGCGGCGTGACGCGGTGGCGGAAGCAGGTGGTGGGGCGGCTGCTGCAGCTGGCGCGGTGGAAGCGGGCGTCGGGCAAGCAGTCGTCGTCCTCGGCGGCGGCGGACCAGCGGTCGaaggtgcgcggcggcggcggccggggctGGATCCGGAGCCTGACGCGGCGGCGCGCCGCGCACGGCGAGAGGGCGTGGTCGTGA